Proteins encoded in a region of the Zea mays cultivar B73 chromosome 4, Zm-B73-REFERENCE-NAM-5.0, whole genome shotgun sequence genome:
- the LOC103652830 gene encoding non-lysosomal glucosylceramidase isoform X1 has translation MPETYVDEQPKGVSRNRPPAHMNGDEEKVYPGQLPVLTWEHKLTHVRHDLPPFRLTWREIMQLAGIGLRLSRHILEETSKGRIAVIDPMKKRAARSGQGVPLGGIGAGSIGRSYKGDFQRWQLFPGSCEDNAVLANQFSAFISRQDGKKYSTVLHPGKPDLPKGSDISGIGSWDWNMSGQQSTYHALYPRAWTVYDGEPDPELNIVCRQISPIIPHNYQQSSYPVAVFTFTVTNSGHTAADVTLLFTWANSVGGKSELTGYHSNSSMIEKDGVHGILLHHRTADGQPHVTFVIAAQEKEDILISECPYFVISGSSASDEFTAKDMWNSVKEHGSFDHLDPIKTSMCSRPGSSIGAAIAASVKLAPKATQDISFSLAWACPEVKFSSGKTYHRRYTKFYGTDGDAAAALAHDAILEHASWERQIEEWQDPILQDERFPAWYPVTLFNELYYLNAGGTIWTDGLPPIQSLTAVGWKKFSLDMLNGESDDFNEMVRQNNTASDILHRMASVFERMHASIASNSAIGTTLLQGEENIGQFLYLEGIEYYMWNTYDVHFYASFSLIMLFPKLQLSVQRDFAAAVMMHDPEKLRILHDGKWAARKVLGAVPHDLGLYDPWFKVNAYTLYNTDRWKDLNPKFVLQVYRDVVATGDKSFARAVWPSVYIAMAYMEQFDKDKDGMIENEDFPDQTYDVWSMAGISAYCGGLWVAALQAASALAREVGDKASEKLFWDKYEKAKFVYSKLWNGSYFSYDDGDNKMSTSIQADQLAGQWYAKACGLFPIVDKDKAQSALEKVYSFNVMKFKGGTRGAMNGMWPDGTVDMSAMQSREIWPGVTYALAASMIQEGMVEQGFKTAEGVYHAAWSPGGLGYSFQTPEAWNNDDEYRSLCYMRPLAIWAMQWALSKPKLHNTPQADIPQDSFPKNQFAYARITKLLQLPEDESSKSFVRVVYEIIRNRFRS, from the exons ATGCCAGAGACTTATGTTGATGAGCAACCAAAGGGTGTGTCTCGGAATCGTCCACCTGCACATATGAATGGTGATGAA GAAAAGGTTTATCCTGGCCAACTCCCAGTGTTGACCTGGGAACATAAGCTAACCCATGTTAGACATGATTTGCCGCCATTCAGACTTACATGGAGAGAGATAATGCAGCTG GCTGGTATTGGTTTACGTCTTAGTCGACATATCCTTGAGGAAACTTCAAAAGGGCGA ATTGCTGTTATTGATCCTATGAAAAAGCGGGCTGCAAGATCTGGTCAGGGTGTCCCACTTGGTGGTATTGG TGCAGGAAGTATTGGAAGAAGCTACAAAGGCGATTTCCAACGTTGGCAATTGTTTCCAGGATCTTGTGAAGATAATGCTGTATTGGCAAATCAATTTTCT GCCTTCATTTCCCGCCAAGATGGTAAAAAATATTCCACAGTGTTGCATCCTGGGAAACCAGATTTGCCGAA AGGAAGTGACATTTCAGGAATTGGATCCTGGGACTGGAATATGAGTGGACAACAATCTACTTACCATGCCCTTTACCCTAGGGCTTGGACAGTATATGATG GAGAACCTGATCCTGAGCTCAATATAGTGTGCCGTCAGATATCTCCAATTATTCCACACAATTATCAACAGAGCAGCTATCCAGTTGCAGTGTTCACTTTTACC GTAACAAACTCAGGACATACAGCTGCTGATGTGACTTTGCTTTTTACATGGGCT AACTCTGTTGGTGGAAAATCTGAACTCACCGGATATCATTCCAACTCCAGTATGAT AGAAAAGGATGGTGTTCATGgcatactattacatcacag AACAGCAGATGGTCAACCACATGTAACTTTTGTGATAGCAGCACAGGAGAAAGAGGATATCCTTATATCTGAATGTCCTTACTTTGTGATATCTGGGAGCTCCGCATCTGATGAATTCACAGCTAAAGATATGTGGAATTCTGTGAAAGAG CATGGATCTTTTGATCATCTTGATCCCATCAAGACATCGATGTGCTCCAGACCAGGATCATCAATAGGGGCAGCTATCGCTGCTTCAGTTAAGCTGGCTCCCAAGGCAACCCAGGATATTTCATTTTCACTTGCATGGGCTTGTCCTGAAGTGAAGTTCTCTAGTGGGAAAACCTATCATAG GCGTTACACCAAATTTTATGGCACAGACGGTGATGCAGCAGCAGCCCTTGCTCACGATGCCATTCTTG agcatgcttcctgGGAGAGACAAATTGAGGAGTGGCAGGATCCTATTTTGCAAGATGAGAGGTTTCCTGCTTG GTATCCAGTTACACTTTTCAATGAACTATACTATCTTAATGCTGGAGGAACTATATGGACAG ATGGATTACCACCAATTCAAAGCTTGACAGCAGTTGGCTGGAAAAAGTTTTCTCTTGACATGTTAAATGGTGAATCTGATGATTTCAATGAGATGGTTCGACAGAATAATACTGCTTCTGATATTCTTCATCGAATGGCATCAGTATTTGAGAGGATGCATGCATCTATTGCATCAAATTCTGCTATAGGAACAACTTTGCTTCAGGGTGAAGAGAACATTGGCCAGTTTCTATACCTCGAGGGCATCGAGTATTATATGTGGAACACATATGATGTTCATTTTTATGCATCATTTTCACTGATCATGTtgtttccaaagcttcaactcagCGTCCAGAGAGACTTTGCTGCTGCTGTTATGATGCATGATCCTGAAAAGCTGAGGATCTTGCAtgatggaaaatgggctgcaagaAAAGTTCTCGGTGCTGTTCCTCATGATCTTGGATTATATGACCCATGGTTCAAGGTCAATGCGTACACTCTCTATAATACAGATCGGTGGAAAGATTTGAATCCGAAGTTTGTGCTGCAAGTTTATAGAGATGTGGTGGCCACAGGCGACAAATCCTTTGCTCGAGCTGTTTGGCCATCAGTTTATATAGCAATGGCATATATGGAGCAATTTGATAAGGATAAAGATGGGATGATAGAAAATGAGGATTTCCCAGATCAAACATATGACGTGTGGTCAATGGCTGGTATAAGTGCATACTGTGGTGGTCTTTGGGTGGCTGCTCTTCAGGCAGCATCGGCCTTGGCACGTGAGGTTGGTGACAAAGCTTCTGAAAAGCTTTTTTGGGACAAATATGAGAAGGCCAAGTTTGTCTATAGCAAGCTGTGGAATGGTTCTTACTTCAGTTATGATGATGGCGACAACAAAATGAGCACATCTATCCAAGCAGATCAATTGGCTGGACAATG GTATGCCAAAGCCTGTGGTCTCTTCCCAATTGTTGACAAAGACAAGGCACAAAGTGCGCTAGAGAAGGTATATTCTTTCAATGTGATGAAGTTCAAGGGTGGTACAAGGGGAGCCATGAATGGGATGTGGCCAGATGGCACTGTGGACATGTCTGCAATGCAATCTAGGGAGATATGGCCAGGGGTGACATATGCACTAGCTGCAAGCATGATTCAGGAAGGCATGGTTGAGCAGGGATTTAAAACAGCTGAAGGGGTCTATCATGCTGCCTGGTCACCAGGAGGACTTGG ATACTCATTCCAAACCCCTGAAGCCTGGAACAACGACGACGAGTACAGGTCCCTGTGCTACATGCGCCCGCTCGCCATATGGGCAATGCAATGGGCACTGTCGAAGCCGAAGCTCCACAACACTCCACAGGCAGATATACCCCAGGACTCATTCCCCAAGAACCAGTTCGCCTACGCGCGGATCACAAAGCTCCTGCAGCTGCCTGAAGACGAATCGTCCAAAAGCTTCGTCCGGGTGGTGTACGAGATCATCCGGAACAGGTTTAGGTCCTGA
- the LOC103652830 gene encoding non-lysosomal glucosylceramidase isoform X2 — MKKRAARSGQGVPLGGIGAGSIGRSYKGDFQRWQLFPGSCEDNAVLANQFSAFISRQDGKKYSTVLHPGKPDLPKGSDISGIGSWDWNMSGQQSTYHALYPRAWTVYDGEPDPELNIVCRQISPIIPHNYQQSSYPVAVFTFTVTNSGHTAADVTLLFTWANSVGGKSELTGYHSNSSMIEKDGVHGILLHHRTADGQPHVTFVIAAQEKEDILISECPYFVISGSSASDEFTAKDMWNSVKEHGSFDHLDPIKTSMCSRPGSSIGAAIAASVKLAPKATQDISFSLAWACPEVKFSSGKTYHRRYTKFYGTDGDAAAALAHDAILEHASWERQIEEWQDPILQDERFPAWYPVTLFNELYYLNAGGTIWTDGLPPIQSLTAVGWKKFSLDMLNGESDDFNEMVRQNNTASDILHRMASVFERMHASIASNSAIGTTLLQGEENIGQFLYLEGIEYYMWNTYDVHFYASFSLIMLFPKLQLSVQRDFAAAVMMHDPEKLRILHDGKWAARKVLGAVPHDLGLYDPWFKVNAYTLYNTDRWKDLNPKFVLQVYRDVVATGDKSFARAVWPSVYIAMAYMEQFDKDKDGMIENEDFPDQTYDVWSMAGISAYCGGLWVAALQAASALAREVGDKASEKLFWDKYEKAKFVYSKLWNGSYFSYDDGDNKMSTSIQADQLAGQWYAKACGLFPIVDKDKAQSALEKVYSFNVMKFKGGTRGAMNGMWPDGTVDMSAMQSREIWPGVTYALAASMIQEGMVEQGFKTAEGVYHAAWSPGGLGYSFQTPEAWNNDDEYRSLCYMRPLAIWAMQWALSKPKLHNTPQADIPQDSFPKNQFAYARITKLLQLPEDESSKSFVRVVYEIIRNRFRS; from the exons ATGAAAAAGCGGGCTGCAAGATCTGGTCAGGGTGTCCCACTTGGTGGTATTGG TGCAGGAAGTATTGGAAGAAGCTACAAAGGCGATTTCCAACGTTGGCAATTGTTTCCAGGATCTTGTGAAGATAATGCTGTATTGGCAAATCAATTTTCT GCCTTCATTTCCCGCCAAGATGGTAAAAAATATTCCACAGTGTTGCATCCTGGGAAACCAGATTTGCCGAA AGGAAGTGACATTTCAGGAATTGGATCCTGGGACTGGAATATGAGTGGACAACAATCTACTTACCATGCCCTTTACCCTAGGGCTTGGACAGTATATGATG GAGAACCTGATCCTGAGCTCAATATAGTGTGCCGTCAGATATCTCCAATTATTCCACACAATTATCAACAGAGCAGCTATCCAGTTGCAGTGTTCACTTTTACC GTAACAAACTCAGGACATACAGCTGCTGATGTGACTTTGCTTTTTACATGGGCT AACTCTGTTGGTGGAAAATCTGAACTCACCGGATATCATTCCAACTCCAGTATGAT AGAAAAGGATGGTGTTCATGgcatactattacatcacag AACAGCAGATGGTCAACCACATGTAACTTTTGTGATAGCAGCACAGGAGAAAGAGGATATCCTTATATCTGAATGTCCTTACTTTGTGATATCTGGGAGCTCCGCATCTGATGAATTCACAGCTAAAGATATGTGGAATTCTGTGAAAGAG CATGGATCTTTTGATCATCTTGATCCCATCAAGACATCGATGTGCTCCAGACCAGGATCATCAATAGGGGCAGCTATCGCTGCTTCAGTTAAGCTGGCTCCCAAGGCAACCCAGGATATTTCATTTTCACTTGCATGGGCTTGTCCTGAAGTGAAGTTCTCTAGTGGGAAAACCTATCATAG GCGTTACACCAAATTTTATGGCACAGACGGTGATGCAGCAGCAGCCCTTGCTCACGATGCCATTCTTG agcatgcttcctgGGAGAGACAAATTGAGGAGTGGCAGGATCCTATTTTGCAAGATGAGAGGTTTCCTGCTTG GTATCCAGTTACACTTTTCAATGAACTATACTATCTTAATGCTGGAGGAACTATATGGACAG ATGGATTACCACCAATTCAAAGCTTGACAGCAGTTGGCTGGAAAAAGTTTTCTCTTGACATGTTAAATGGTGAATCTGATGATTTCAATGAGATGGTTCGACAGAATAATACTGCTTCTGATATTCTTCATCGAATGGCATCAGTATTTGAGAGGATGCATGCATCTATTGCATCAAATTCTGCTATAGGAACAACTTTGCTTCAGGGTGAAGAGAACATTGGCCAGTTTCTATACCTCGAGGGCATCGAGTATTATATGTGGAACACATATGATGTTCATTTTTATGCATCATTTTCACTGATCATGTtgtttccaaagcttcaactcagCGTCCAGAGAGACTTTGCTGCTGCTGTTATGATGCATGATCCTGAAAAGCTGAGGATCTTGCAtgatggaaaatgggctgcaagaAAAGTTCTCGGTGCTGTTCCTCATGATCTTGGATTATATGACCCATGGTTCAAGGTCAATGCGTACACTCTCTATAATACAGATCGGTGGAAAGATTTGAATCCGAAGTTTGTGCTGCAAGTTTATAGAGATGTGGTGGCCACAGGCGACAAATCCTTTGCTCGAGCTGTTTGGCCATCAGTTTATATAGCAATGGCATATATGGAGCAATTTGATAAGGATAAAGATGGGATGATAGAAAATGAGGATTTCCCAGATCAAACATATGACGTGTGGTCAATGGCTGGTATAAGTGCATACTGTGGTGGTCTTTGGGTGGCTGCTCTTCAGGCAGCATCGGCCTTGGCACGTGAGGTTGGTGACAAAGCTTCTGAAAAGCTTTTTTGGGACAAATATGAGAAGGCCAAGTTTGTCTATAGCAAGCTGTGGAATGGTTCTTACTTCAGTTATGATGATGGCGACAACAAAATGAGCACATCTATCCAAGCAGATCAATTGGCTGGACAATG GTATGCCAAAGCCTGTGGTCTCTTCCCAATTGTTGACAAAGACAAGGCACAAAGTGCGCTAGAGAAGGTATATTCTTTCAATGTGATGAAGTTCAAGGGTGGTACAAGGGGAGCCATGAATGGGATGTGGCCAGATGGCACTGTGGACATGTCTGCAATGCAATCTAGGGAGATATGGCCAGGGGTGACATATGCACTAGCTGCAAGCATGATTCAGGAAGGCATGGTTGAGCAGGGATTTAAAACAGCTGAAGGGGTCTATCATGCTGCCTGGTCACCAGGAGGACTTGG ATACTCATTCCAAACCCCTGAAGCCTGGAACAACGACGACGAGTACAGGTCCCTGTGCTACATGCGCCCGCTCGCCATATGGGCAATGCAATGGGCACTGTCGAAGCCGAAGCTCCACAACACTCCACAGGCAGATATACCCCAGGACTCATTCCCCAAGAACCAGTTCGCCTACGCGCGGATCACAAAGCTCCTGCAGCTGCCTGAAGACGAATCGTCCAAAAGCTTCGTCCGGGTGGTGTACGAGATCATCCGGAACAGGTTTAGGTCCTGA
- the LOC103652830 gene encoding non-lysosomal glucosylceramidase isoform X4: MLYWQINFLPSFPAKMVKNIPQCCILGNQICRRIGSWDWNMSGQQSTYHALYPRAWTVYDGEPDPELNIVCRQISPIIPHNYQQSSYPVAVFTFTVTNSGHTAADVTLLFTWANSVGGKSELTGYHSNSSMIEKDGVHGILLHHRTADGQPHVTFVIAAQEKEDILISECPYFVISGSSASDEFTAKDMWNSVKEHGSFDHLDPIKTSMCSRPGSSIGAAIAASVKLAPKATQDISFSLAWACPEVKFSSGKTYHRRYTKFYGTDGDAAAALAHDAILEHASWERQIEEWQDPILQDERFPAWYPVTLFNELYYLNAGGTIWTDGLPPIQSLTAVGWKKFSLDMLNGESDDFNEMVRQNNTASDILHRMASVFERMHASIASNSAIGTTLLQGEENIGQFLYLEGIEYYMWNTYDVHFYASFSLIMLFPKLQLSVQRDFAAAVMMHDPEKLRILHDGKWAARKVLGAVPHDLGLYDPWFKVNAYTLYNTDRWKDLNPKFVLQVYRDVVATGDKSFARAVWPSVYIAMAYMEQFDKDKDGMIENEDFPDQTYDVWSMAGISAYCGGLWVAALQAASALAREVGDKASEKLFWDKYEKAKFVYSKLWNGSYFSYDDGDNKMSTSIQADQLAGQWYAKACGLFPIVDKDKAQSALEKVYSFNVMKFKGGTRGAMNGMWPDGTVDMSAMQSREIWPGVTYALAASMIQEGMVEQGFKTAEGVYHAAWSPGGLGYSFQTPEAWNNDDEYRSLCYMRPLAIWAMQWALSKPKLHNTPQADIPQDSFPKNQFAYARITKLLQLPEDESSKSFVRVVYEIIRNRFRS; encoded by the exons ATGCTGTATTGGCAAATCAATTTTCT GCCTTCATTTCCCGCCAAGATGGTAAAAAATATTCCACAGTGTTGCATCCTGGGAAACCAGATTTGCCGAA GAATTGGATCCTGGGACTGGAATATGAGTGGACAACAATCTACTTACCATGCCCTTTACCCTAGGGCTTGGACAGTATATGATG GAGAACCTGATCCTGAGCTCAATATAGTGTGCCGTCAGATATCTCCAATTATTCCACACAATTATCAACAGAGCAGCTATCCAGTTGCAGTGTTCACTTTTACC GTAACAAACTCAGGACATACAGCTGCTGATGTGACTTTGCTTTTTACATGGGCT AACTCTGTTGGTGGAAAATCTGAACTCACCGGATATCATTCCAACTCCAGTATGAT AGAAAAGGATGGTGTTCATGgcatactattacatcacag AACAGCAGATGGTCAACCACATGTAACTTTTGTGATAGCAGCACAGGAGAAAGAGGATATCCTTATATCTGAATGTCCTTACTTTGTGATATCTGGGAGCTCCGCATCTGATGAATTCACAGCTAAAGATATGTGGAATTCTGTGAAAGAG CATGGATCTTTTGATCATCTTGATCCCATCAAGACATCGATGTGCTCCAGACCAGGATCATCAATAGGGGCAGCTATCGCTGCTTCAGTTAAGCTGGCTCCCAAGGCAACCCAGGATATTTCATTTTCACTTGCATGGGCTTGTCCTGAAGTGAAGTTCTCTAGTGGGAAAACCTATCATAG GCGTTACACCAAATTTTATGGCACAGACGGTGATGCAGCAGCAGCCCTTGCTCACGATGCCATTCTTG agcatgcttcctgGGAGAGACAAATTGAGGAGTGGCAGGATCCTATTTTGCAAGATGAGAGGTTTCCTGCTTG GTATCCAGTTACACTTTTCAATGAACTATACTATCTTAATGCTGGAGGAACTATATGGACAG ATGGATTACCACCAATTCAAAGCTTGACAGCAGTTGGCTGGAAAAAGTTTTCTCTTGACATGTTAAATGGTGAATCTGATGATTTCAATGAGATGGTTCGACAGAATAATACTGCTTCTGATATTCTTCATCGAATGGCATCAGTATTTGAGAGGATGCATGCATCTATTGCATCAAATTCTGCTATAGGAACAACTTTGCTTCAGGGTGAAGAGAACATTGGCCAGTTTCTATACCTCGAGGGCATCGAGTATTATATGTGGAACACATATGATGTTCATTTTTATGCATCATTTTCACTGATCATGTtgtttccaaagcttcaactcagCGTCCAGAGAGACTTTGCTGCTGCTGTTATGATGCATGATCCTGAAAAGCTGAGGATCTTGCAtgatggaaaatgggctgcaagaAAAGTTCTCGGTGCTGTTCCTCATGATCTTGGATTATATGACCCATGGTTCAAGGTCAATGCGTACACTCTCTATAATACAGATCGGTGGAAAGATTTGAATCCGAAGTTTGTGCTGCAAGTTTATAGAGATGTGGTGGCCACAGGCGACAAATCCTTTGCTCGAGCTGTTTGGCCATCAGTTTATATAGCAATGGCATATATGGAGCAATTTGATAAGGATAAAGATGGGATGATAGAAAATGAGGATTTCCCAGATCAAACATATGACGTGTGGTCAATGGCTGGTATAAGTGCATACTGTGGTGGTCTTTGGGTGGCTGCTCTTCAGGCAGCATCGGCCTTGGCACGTGAGGTTGGTGACAAAGCTTCTGAAAAGCTTTTTTGGGACAAATATGAGAAGGCCAAGTTTGTCTATAGCAAGCTGTGGAATGGTTCTTACTTCAGTTATGATGATGGCGACAACAAAATGAGCACATCTATCCAAGCAGATCAATTGGCTGGACAATG GTATGCCAAAGCCTGTGGTCTCTTCCCAATTGTTGACAAAGACAAGGCACAAAGTGCGCTAGAGAAGGTATATTCTTTCAATGTGATGAAGTTCAAGGGTGGTACAAGGGGAGCCATGAATGGGATGTGGCCAGATGGCACTGTGGACATGTCTGCAATGCAATCTAGGGAGATATGGCCAGGGGTGACATATGCACTAGCTGCAAGCATGATTCAGGAAGGCATGGTTGAGCAGGGATTTAAAACAGCTGAAGGGGTCTATCATGCTGCCTGGTCACCAGGAGGACTTGG ATACTCATTCCAAACCCCTGAAGCCTGGAACAACGACGACGAGTACAGGTCCCTGTGCTACATGCGCCCGCTCGCCATATGGGCAATGCAATGGGCACTGTCGAAGCCGAAGCTCCACAACACTCCACAGGCAGATATACCCCAGGACTCATTCCCCAAGAACCAGTTCGCCTACGCGCGGATCACAAAGCTCCTGCAGCTGCCTGAAGACGAATCGTCCAAAAGCTTCGTCCGGGTGGTGTACGAGATCATCCGGAACAGGTTTAGGTCCTGA
- the LOC103652830 gene encoding non-lysosomal glucosylceramidase isoform X3, with protein sequence MLYWQINFLPSFPAKMVKNIPQCCILGNQICRKLFKCRGSDISGIGSWDWNMSGQQSTYHALYPRAWTVYDGEPDPELNIVCRQISPIIPHNYQQSSYPVAVFTFTVTNSGHTAADVTLLFTWANSVGGKSELTGYHSNSSMIEKDGVHGILLHHRTADGQPHVTFVIAAQEKEDILISECPYFVISGSSASDEFTAKDMWNSVKEHGSFDHLDPIKTSMCSRPGSSIGAAIAASVKLAPKATQDISFSLAWACPEVKFSSGKTYHRRYTKFYGTDGDAAAALAHDAILEHASWERQIEEWQDPILQDERFPAWYPVTLFNELYYLNAGGTIWTDGLPPIQSLTAVGWKKFSLDMLNGESDDFNEMVRQNNTASDILHRMASVFERMHASIASNSAIGTTLLQGEENIGQFLYLEGIEYYMWNTYDVHFYASFSLIMLFPKLQLSVQRDFAAAVMMHDPEKLRILHDGKWAARKVLGAVPHDLGLYDPWFKVNAYTLYNTDRWKDLNPKFVLQVYRDVVATGDKSFARAVWPSVYIAMAYMEQFDKDKDGMIENEDFPDQTYDVWSMAGISAYCGGLWVAALQAASALAREVGDKASEKLFWDKYEKAKFVYSKLWNGSYFSYDDGDNKMSTSIQADQLAGQWYAKACGLFPIVDKDKAQSALEKVYSFNVMKFKGGTRGAMNGMWPDGTVDMSAMQSREIWPGVTYALAASMIQEGMVEQGFKTAEGVYHAAWSPGGLGYSFQTPEAWNNDDEYRSLCYMRPLAIWAMQWALSKPKLHNTPQADIPQDSFPKNQFAYARITKLLQLPEDESSKSFVRVVYEIIRNRFRS encoded by the exons ATGCTGTATTGGCAAATCAATTTTCT GCCTTCATTTCCCGCCAAGATGGTAAAAAATATTCCACAGTGTTGCATCCTGGGAAACCAGATTTGCCGAA AGCTTTTTAAATGCAGAGGAAGTGACATTTCAGGAATTGGATCCTGGGACTGGAATATGAGTGGACAACAATCTACTTACCATGCCCTTTACCCTAGGGCTTGGACAGTATATGATG GAGAACCTGATCCTGAGCTCAATATAGTGTGCCGTCAGATATCTCCAATTATTCCACACAATTATCAACAGAGCAGCTATCCAGTTGCAGTGTTCACTTTTACC GTAACAAACTCAGGACATACAGCTGCTGATGTGACTTTGCTTTTTACATGGGCT AACTCTGTTGGTGGAAAATCTGAACTCACCGGATATCATTCCAACTCCAGTATGAT AGAAAAGGATGGTGTTCATGgcatactattacatcacag AACAGCAGATGGTCAACCACATGTAACTTTTGTGATAGCAGCACAGGAGAAAGAGGATATCCTTATATCTGAATGTCCTTACTTTGTGATATCTGGGAGCTCCGCATCTGATGAATTCACAGCTAAAGATATGTGGAATTCTGTGAAAGAG CATGGATCTTTTGATCATCTTGATCCCATCAAGACATCGATGTGCTCCAGACCAGGATCATCAATAGGGGCAGCTATCGCTGCTTCAGTTAAGCTGGCTCCCAAGGCAACCCAGGATATTTCATTTTCACTTGCATGGGCTTGTCCTGAAGTGAAGTTCTCTAGTGGGAAAACCTATCATAG GCGTTACACCAAATTTTATGGCACAGACGGTGATGCAGCAGCAGCCCTTGCTCACGATGCCATTCTTG agcatgcttcctgGGAGAGACAAATTGAGGAGTGGCAGGATCCTATTTTGCAAGATGAGAGGTTTCCTGCTTG GTATCCAGTTACACTTTTCAATGAACTATACTATCTTAATGCTGGAGGAACTATATGGACAG ATGGATTACCACCAATTCAAAGCTTGACAGCAGTTGGCTGGAAAAAGTTTTCTCTTGACATGTTAAATGGTGAATCTGATGATTTCAATGAGATGGTTCGACAGAATAATACTGCTTCTGATATTCTTCATCGAATGGCATCAGTATTTGAGAGGATGCATGCATCTATTGCATCAAATTCTGCTATAGGAACAACTTTGCTTCAGGGTGAAGAGAACATTGGCCAGTTTCTATACCTCGAGGGCATCGAGTATTATATGTGGAACACATATGATGTTCATTTTTATGCATCATTTTCACTGATCATGTtgtttccaaagcttcaactcagCGTCCAGAGAGACTTTGCTGCTGCTGTTATGATGCATGATCCTGAAAAGCTGAGGATCTTGCAtgatggaaaatgggctgcaagaAAAGTTCTCGGTGCTGTTCCTCATGATCTTGGATTATATGACCCATGGTTCAAGGTCAATGCGTACACTCTCTATAATACAGATCGGTGGAAAGATTTGAATCCGAAGTTTGTGCTGCAAGTTTATAGAGATGTGGTGGCCACAGGCGACAAATCCTTTGCTCGAGCTGTTTGGCCATCAGTTTATATAGCAATGGCATATATGGAGCAATTTGATAAGGATAAAGATGGGATGATAGAAAATGAGGATTTCCCAGATCAAACATATGACGTGTGGTCAATGGCTGGTATAAGTGCATACTGTGGTGGTCTTTGGGTGGCTGCTCTTCAGGCAGCATCGGCCTTGGCACGTGAGGTTGGTGACAAAGCTTCTGAAAAGCTTTTTTGGGACAAATATGAGAAGGCCAAGTTTGTCTATAGCAAGCTGTGGAATGGTTCTTACTTCAGTTATGATGATGGCGACAACAAAATGAGCACATCTATCCAAGCAGATCAATTGGCTGGACAATG GTATGCCAAAGCCTGTGGTCTCTTCCCAATTGTTGACAAAGACAAGGCACAAAGTGCGCTAGAGAAGGTATATTCTTTCAATGTGATGAAGTTCAAGGGTGGTACAAGGGGAGCCATGAATGGGATGTGGCCAGATGGCACTGTGGACATGTCTGCAATGCAATCTAGGGAGATATGGCCAGGGGTGACATATGCACTAGCTGCAAGCATGATTCAGGAAGGCATGGTTGAGCAGGGATTTAAAACAGCTGAAGGGGTCTATCATGCTGCCTGGTCACCAGGAGGACTTGG ATACTCATTCCAAACCCCTGAAGCCTGGAACAACGACGACGAGTACAGGTCCCTGTGCTACATGCGCCCGCTCGCCATATGGGCAATGCAATGGGCACTGTCGAAGCCGAAGCTCCACAACACTCCACAGGCAGATATACCCCAGGACTCATTCCCCAAGAACCAGTTCGCCTACGCGCGGATCACAAAGCTCCTGCAGCTGCCTGAAGACGAATCGTCCAAAAGCTTCGTCCGGGTGGTGTACGAGATCATCCGGAACAGGTTTAGGTCCTGA